From the Planifilum fimeticola genome, the window GACGAAGACGAGCTGGTCGGCGTCCGCCTGACCGACGGAAATCAGGAGATCATCCTGGGGACGCGCTTCGGCATGTCGATTCGCTTCTCCGAACAGGATGTCCGGCAGATGGGCCGTTCGGCGACGGGTGTGAAGGGGATCACCTTGAGCGAAGGGGACGAAGTGATCGACATGGATATCGCCTATCCGGATCACGACGTGATGATCGTCACCGCCAAGGGGTACGGGAAACGGACGCCCCTTTCCGAGTACCGTCAGCAGTCCCGGGGCGGAAAGGGGATCAAGACCCTCACCGTCACCGAAAAGAACGGCCCCATCGTCGGCCTGAAGATGGTGACTCCCCGGGAGGATCTGATGTTGGTCACCAACGGCGGCATGGTGATCCGCCTCAACGTCTCCGATATTTCCCAGCAGGGCCGCTACACCCAGGGAGTCAAGCTGATCACTCTGCGGGAGGGAGAAGAGGTGGCCACCGTCGCCCGCGTGCACACCGATGAGGAAGAAGAGTGAGCGGCAGTCGTCCGCAACCCCGGCCGGAGAGGTTCACCCTCTCCGGCTTTTTGGTTTTTCCGTTTTAACAGCCCTCCTTGTCCGGCCCTCCGTGACACATGCCCGCCGGCGCCGGTCGCCCCTTTCGCCTTTTTCGGAGAATTCTTCGCCGCTTGACGCCCATTCCGCCGTTTGGTACACTTTCAAAAACGTTTGCTCGGGACAAACACCAGGAGGGCGCAAAGCACATGTGGGAGGAAAAATTCTCCAAGGAAGGACTCACCTTTGACGACGTCTTGCTGATTCCGGCCAAGTCCGAAGTGTTGCCGAAGGATGTGGAGGTCTCCACCCGGTTGGGGGAGGGAATCCGGCTGAACATCCCTCTCATCAGCGCCGGGATGGACACGGTGACCGAAGCCCCGATGGCCATCGCCATCGCACGCCAAGGCGGGATCGGGATCATTCACAAAAACATGAAGATCGAGGAGCAGGCGGAGGAAGTGGATCGGGTGAAGCGCTCGGAGAGCGGCGTCATCACCAAGCCTTTCTACCTCCACCCCGAACACAAGGTTTACGATGCCGAAGCGCTCATGTCCAAGTACCGGATTTCCGGCGTGCCGATCGTGGACAAGGAGCGGAAGCTGGTCGGCATTTTGACCAACCGGGATATGCGGTTCATCCGCGATTATTCCACGCCCATCTCCGAGGTGATGACCAAGGAGAACCTGGTGACGGCGCCGGTGGGAACCACCCTCAAAGAGGCGGAGGAGATCCTCCAGAAGTACAAGATCGAGAAACTGCCCCTGGTGGATGAACAAGGGGTGTTGAAGGGGCTCATCACCATCAAGGACATCGAAAAGGCCACCCTCTTCCCCGATGCGGCCAAGGACGCCCAGGGACGGCTTCTGGCGGGAGCGGCCGTAGGGGTGTCCAGCGACACCTACAAGCGGGCGGCCGCCCTGGTGGAAGCGGAGGTGGATGTCCTGGTGGTGGACACCGCCCACGGCCATTCCCGAGGCGTGCTGGAGACGGTGGCCGAGCTGCGGCGGCGTTATCCGGACCTCTGCATTGTCGGGGGGAATGTGGCCACGGCGGAGGGAACCCGAGATCTGATCGAAGCGGGGGCCAGCGTGGTCAAAGTGGGAATCGGCCCCGGCTCCATCTGCACCACCCGGGTGGTGGCGGGAATCGGCGTGCCGCAGGTCACCGCCATTTACGACTGCGCCACCGTCGCCCGCCAGTACGGCGTCCCCATCATCGCCGACGGAGGGATCCGCTACTCGGGGGATATCGTGAAGGCGATCGCGGCGGGGGCCGACGCGGTGATGCTGGGAAGCCTCTTTGCCGGAACCGAGGAAGCGCCTGGGGAATCGGAGATCTTCCAGGGACGGCGGTTCAAGGTGTACCGGGGCATGGGCTCCCTCGGGGCGATGCAGGCGGGAAGCCGGGATCGTTACTTCCAGGAGAACGAGAAGAAGCTGGTTCCCGAGGGCATTGAAGGAAGGGTCCCCTACAAGGGCCCCCTGGCCGATACCGTCTTCCAGCTGGTCGGCGGCCTGAAGGCGGGCATGGGTTACTGCGGGGTGAAAAACCTGCAGGAACTGAAGGAGAAGACCCGGTTCATCCGGGTGACCGGCGCCTCTCTTCGGGAAAGCCATCCCCATGACGTGCAGATCACCAAGGAAGCGCCCAACTATCACGTCTGACGGCAACGGCATCCGCAGGGATTTCCTGCGGTTTTTTCTTGCGCGAAAAGGCCGGCCCGCTCGCCGGCTTTTTGCAGCTTTTTGCGATGCTGGCGAAAACTTCTTGTTCCCCGATTTTCTTTCTCTCCGGAATCTAGTAAACTGAAAATCGATCGGGTGAAGACGGCGGAAAAACGGGATTCGTACATAGCATCGGCGCCGCAGGGCGTGTCGAAGATCCTCGCCTCCCGCGCCGTTTTCAAGCCCGGTTGGCGGTTGGAAACGGTCTTCGGAGGTGAAGTTTTTTTGAGAGGTCGCCTTTTCCCCCTGTCGGTCAAAAAAGCAGCAGGTTTTTTGATGATGATTCTTTTTCTGGGGTTCATGGCGGCTCCCGTCCCGGCTCTGGCGGCGGAACCTTTTCCGGAAGTGAGGGCCAAGGCCCACGTGGTGATGGAGTTTGAAACCGGGCTCGTGTTGGACGCCCGCCGGGCGGACGAGCCGCTTCCCCCCGCCAGCATGACCAAGATGATGACCGAGTATCTGGTGTTGGAGAAGATCCGCTCGGGGGAGATCGGATGGGAGGACCGGGTGCGCATCAGCGCCCGCGCCGCCGGCATCGATGAGGCCCAGGTTTACTTGGTCGCCGGCGAGGAGTGGACGATTCGCCAGTTGTTTGAGGCGATGGCCGTCTATTCCGCCAATGACGCCGCGGTCGCCCTGGCGGAACATCTGGCGGGCAGCGAGGAGACCTTCGTCAAATGGATGAACGAGAAGGCGAAGGAACTGGAAATGACCAACACCCACTTCCGGAACAGCACGGGATTGAACGAGGCCAGCTATCCCGACCCGCCGAAAGCGGAGGGAAAACACGTGATGTCCGCCCGGGATGCGGCGAATCTCGCCCGGCGGCTTCTCCTGGATTTTCCCGAGGCGAAGGAGATCATCTCCAAGCCCCGGATCACCTTCCGGGGGAGGGAGTATTCCAACTGGAACTGGATGCTCCCGGGGATGTCCCAGGCCTATCACGGCTTGGACGGGGTGAAGACGGGATTTACCAACGAAGCGGGATACTGCTTTGCCGGAACCGCCGAGCGGGACGGGATGCGACTCGTTACCGTGGTGATGGGGACGGGTTCCCAGAGCGCCCGCTTTCAGGAAACGCGCCGCCTTCTGGACGCAGGCTTTGAAAACTTTGCCTTGAAATCCCTGATTTTCGAGGACAAGCCCGTGCCCGGCTACATGGAAAGGATTCCCGTCCCCAACGGGGTGGCCCGTGATGTGGCCGTCGCCGCCGACCGTACCCTCGTGCTTCCCGTCCGCAAGGATCAGATGAAGAAGTACACCTTCCGCATCACTTACACCCGAAAGGTGGTCGCGCCGCTGACGGCGGGGACGCCGGTGGCGGAAGTGACGGTTCTCTATGATGGCAAGAAGATTCCCGGCGTGGAACCGGTCCGGCTGGTGGTTCGGGAATCGGTGGAAGAGGCCGGTTGGGTCCGCCTCTTTTTCCGGAAATTGGGCGATACGATCAGCGGCTGGTTCGACTGAAAGCCCCCTCCCGTTGGTTGTCAATTTCCGGTGGTTCCGTTACAATACTTGTATTGAAGAAATACCTGAGCTGGGGAATCTATTTGCTCGAGAGACGGGAGGATGGAGCGATGTCCGCTAATGTTGAAACGAGGAACGGCACCGCTGCCGGTGTCGAAAAGGCATATGAAACGGGAACCGATCGGGTCAAGCGGGGGATGGCGGAAATGCAGAAGGGCGGCGTCATCATGGACGTCGTCAACGCGGAGCAGGCGAAAATCGCCGAAGAGGCGGGAGCGGTCGCCGTTATGGCCCTGGAGCGGGTTCCGGCGGATATCCGCGCTGCCGGCGGCGTGGCCCGGATGGCCGATCCCCGCGTGATCGAGGAAGTGATGAACGCGGTCAGCATTCCG encodes:
- the guaB gene encoding IMP dehydrogenase translates to MWEEKFSKEGLTFDDVLLIPAKSEVLPKDVEVSTRLGEGIRLNIPLISAGMDTVTEAPMAIAIARQGGIGIIHKNMKIEEQAEEVDRVKRSESGVITKPFYLHPEHKVYDAEALMSKYRISGVPIVDKERKLVGILTNRDMRFIRDYSTPISEVMTKENLVTAPVGTTLKEAEEILQKYKIEKLPLVDEQGVLKGLITIKDIEKATLFPDAAKDAQGRLLAGAAVGVSSDTYKRAAALVEAEVDVLVVDTAHGHSRGVLETVAELRRRYPDLCIVGGNVATAEGTRDLIEAGASVVKVGIGPGSICTTRVVAGIGVPQVTAIYDCATVARQYGVPIIADGGIRYSGDIVKAIAAGADAVMLGSLFAGTEEAPGESEIFQGRRFKVYRGMGSLGAMQAGSRDRYFQENEKKLVPEGIEGRVPYKGPLADTVFQLVGGLKAGMGYCGVKNLQELKEKTRFIRVTGASLRESHPHDVQITKEAPNYHV
- a CDS encoding D-alanyl-D-alanine carboxypeptidase family protein; its protein translation is MMILFLGFMAAPVPALAAEPFPEVRAKAHVVMEFETGLVLDARRADEPLPPASMTKMMTEYLVLEKIRSGEIGWEDRVRISARAAGIDEAQVYLVAGEEWTIRQLFEAMAVYSANDAAVALAEHLAGSEETFVKWMNEKAKELEMTNTHFRNSTGLNEASYPDPPKAEGKHVMSARDAANLARRLLLDFPEAKEIISKPRITFRGREYSNWNWMLPGMSQAYHGLDGVKTGFTNEAGYCFAGTAERDGMRLVTVVMGTGSQSARFQETRRLLDAGFENFALKSLIFEDKPVPGYMERIPVPNGVARDVAVAADRTLVLPVRKDQMKKYTFRITYTRKVVAPLTAGTPVAEVTVLYDGKKIPGVEPVRLVVRESVEEAGWVRLFFRKLGDTISGWFD